A DNA window from Allokutzneria albata contains the following coding sequences:
- the metE gene encoding 5-methyltetrahydropteroyltriglutamate--homocysteine S-methyltransferase yields MNVGSTVLGYPRIGPRRELKRALEDYWAGRTSLETLESVAAELRASTWAELAASGLDSLPGNTFSYYDQMLDTAVMVGAVPARYRELGLSDVDTYFAMARGSDSVPPLEMTKWFDTNYHYLVPELGPDTAFSLADDKPLREYREALALGVTTRPVVIGPVTFLLLSKASQEGFAPLSLLDGLLDAYERLLGSLADAGVQWVQLDEPAFCADRSPVELAALSAAYERLGKLANRPRVLVASYFGTLGPALSVLAESPVEAISVDLVAGGLDGIASVTALQGKTVVAGVVDGRNVWRTDLASALAKCATLLGSADRVEVSTSCSLLHVPYDVEAEASLDPVVRPRLAFARQKLAEVVLLGRALREGADVIGEVPEVSPRPRNDRVWARLAALRPEHSRRGDYATRAKAQQERLKLPLLATTTIGSFPQTGEIRKARADFRAGRLGPNEYRRLMRAEIERVVRLQESIGLDVLVHGEPERNDMVQYFAELLEGFAATEFGWVQSYGSRCVRPPILFGDVARPEPMTVEWAAYAQSRSHRPVKGMLTGPTTILAWSFVRDDQPLGVTARQVALALRDEIRDLEAAGIGVVQVDEPALRELLPLRERDREEYLAWAVESFRLATAGAADSTQIHTHLCYSEFGDVISAIDGLDADVTTIEAARSKMEVLDDLRAAGFGRGVGPGVYDIHSPRVPDVDEVVELLSAAVRVVPAERLWVNPDCGLKTRGYAEVEPALRNMVAAAGEVRERL; encoded by the coding sequence TTGAACGTTGGAAGCACGGTGCTCGGCTATCCGCGGATCGGTCCGCGACGTGAGCTGAAGCGGGCGCTTGAGGATTACTGGGCCGGTCGGACCTCGCTGGAGACGCTGGAGTCCGTGGCCGCTGAGTTGCGGGCGAGTACGTGGGCGGAGTTGGCCGCGTCGGGCCTGGATTCCCTTCCGGGCAACACGTTCTCCTATTACGACCAGATGCTCGACACCGCGGTGATGGTGGGTGCGGTTCCTGCGCGTTATCGGGAGCTTGGTCTGTCCGATGTGGACACGTACTTCGCGATGGCGCGGGGGAGCGATTCGGTTCCGCCGTTGGAGATGACGAAGTGGTTCGACACGAACTACCACTACCTGGTGCCGGAGTTGGGGCCGGACACGGCGTTCTCGTTGGCCGATGACAAGCCGTTGCGGGAGTACCGGGAGGCGTTGGCGCTCGGGGTGACGACGCGGCCGGTGGTGATCGGGCCGGTGACGTTCCTGTTGTTGTCGAAGGCGTCGCAGGAGGGTTTTGCGCCGCTGAGCTTGCTCGACGGGCTGCTTGATGCCTATGAGCGGTTGCTGGGGTCGTTGGCGGACGCGGGTGTGCAGTGGGTTCAGTTGGACGAGCCCGCGTTCTGCGCTGATCGGAGTCCGGTGGAGCTGGCCGCGCTTTCGGCGGCGTATGAGCGGCTGGGCAAGCTCGCGAATCGTCCGAGGGTGCTTGTCGCGTCGTACTTCGGGACGCTCGGGCCGGCGTTGTCGGTGCTGGCGGAGAGTCCGGTCGAGGCGATTTCGGTTGATCTGGTCGCTGGTGGTCTTGATGGCATCGCGTCGGTGACGGCGTTGCAGGGCAAGACGGTTGTGGCCGGTGTGGTGGACGGCCGCAATGTGTGGCGGACGGATTTGGCGAGCGCGTTGGCGAAGTGTGCGACGTTGCTCGGTTCGGCGGATCGGGTGGAGGTGTCGACGTCGTGTTCGCTGTTGCACGTTCCTTATGACGTGGAGGCGGAGGCGAGTCTCGATCCGGTCGTTCGGCCGCGGTTGGCTTTCGCGCGGCAGAAGCTGGCGGAGGTCGTGCTGCTGGGACGGGCGCTGCGTGAGGGCGCTGATGTGATCGGCGAGGTGCCGGAGGTGTCGCCGCGTCCTCGGAATGATCGCGTGTGGGCGCGTTTGGCGGCGCTGCGGCCTGAGCACTCGCGGAGGGGCGATTACGCGACGCGGGCGAAGGCGCAGCAGGAGCGGTTGAAGTTGCCGTTGTTGGCGACGACGACGATCGGTTCGTTCCCGCAGACCGGTGAGATTCGCAAGGCGCGGGCGGACTTCCGGGCCGGGCGGCTCGGCCCGAACGAGTACCGCCGGTTGATGCGCGCGGAGATCGAGCGTGTTGTGCGGCTTCAGGAGTCCATTGGTTTGGACGTCCTGGTGCACGGTGAGCCCGAGCGCAACGACATGGTGCAGTACTTCGCGGAGTTGCTTGAGGGCTTCGCCGCGACGGAGTTCGGGTGGGTTCAGTCGTACGGTTCGCGTTGCGTGCGTCCGCCGATCCTTTTCGGTGATGTGGCGCGGCCGGAGCCGATGACCGTGGAGTGGGCGGCGTACGCGCAGTCGCGGTCGCACCGGCCGGTGAAGGGGATGTTGACCGGGCCGACGACGATTCTGGCGTGGTCGTTCGTGCGGGATGACCAGCCGCTCGGGGTGACGGCGCGGCAGGTGGCGTTGGCGCTGCGGGACGAGATCCGTGATCTTGAGGCGGCGGGGATCGGTGTGGTGCAGGTGGACGAGCCCGCGCTGCGTGAGCTTCTTCCGTTGCGCGAGCGGGATCGTGAGGAGTACCTGGCCTGGGCGGTGGAGTCGTTCCGGTTGGCCACGGCCGGGGCGGCGGACAGCACTCAGATCCACACGCACCTGTGCTATTCGGAGTTCGGTGACGTGATCTCCGCGATCGACGGGCTGGACGCGGACGTGACCACCATCGAAGCGGCGCGGTCGAAGATGGAGGTCCTCGACGATCTGCGGGCGGCCGGGTTCGGCAGGGGCGTGGGGCCGGGTGTCTACGACATCCATTCGCCGCGGGTGCCGGATGTGGACGAGGTCGTGGAGTTGCTGAGTGCCGCGGTGCGGGTGGTTCCGGCGGAGCGGTTGTGGGTGAATCCCGACTGCGGTTTGAAGACCCGGGGTTATGCCGAGGTCGAGCCGGCGTTGCGGAACATGGTCGCGGCGGCGGGGGAGGTTCGCGAGCGGCTGTAG
- a CDS encoding enoyl-CoA hydratase/isomerase family protein gives MGDVVLRVERRLGRITLNRPRTLNALTPGMVREIYAALAEWADDSAVWGVLIDGAGERGLCAGGDIRGIYEHASKIRLRDRASAQHEQDGPKTFWREEYLLNHRIAEYPKPYIAIMDGIVMGGGVGVSGHGSVRIVTERSVVGMPEVGIGFLPDVGGTYLLSRAPGELGTHAALTAARLTGADAIHLGFADHYVRSERLPKLIEALADSPEDAVREYAEEPPASQLAEERRWIDPCYSADTVEEIAHRLRTSGEAAGEAAAKELLAKSPTSLKVTLKALRTAKVLDGLGECLDLEYRVACALLTTHDLVEGIRAAIIDKDRNPRWSPDRLEEVDRASVERCFAWLGEDELGLAVR, from the coding sequence ATGGGTGACGTGGTGCTGCGGGTTGAGCGAAGGCTAGGCCGGATCACGCTGAACCGGCCGAGGACGCTGAACGCGTTGACGCCGGGGATGGTGCGTGAGATCTACGCCGCGCTGGCGGAGTGGGCGGACGACAGCGCTGTCTGGGGTGTGCTGATCGACGGTGCGGGGGAGCGCGGGCTCTGCGCGGGTGGGGACATCCGGGGCATCTACGAGCACGCATCGAAGATCCGCTTGCGGGATCGAGCATCGGCGCAGCACGAGCAGGACGGGCCGAAGACGTTCTGGCGGGAGGAATACCTGCTCAACCACCGGATCGCGGAGTACCCGAAGCCCTACATCGCGATCATGGACGGGATCGTGATGGGCGGTGGCGTCGGGGTCTCGGGACACGGGAGCGTCCGGATCGTCACGGAGCGGTCGGTGGTGGGGATGCCGGAGGTGGGCATCGGGTTCCTGCCGGACGTGGGTGGGACGTACCTGCTCTCGCGTGCGCCGGGTGAGCTGGGGACGCATGCGGCGCTGACGGCGGCGCGGTTGACGGGGGCGGACGCGATCCACCTGGGGTTCGCTGATCATTACGTGCGGTCGGAGAGGCTGCCGAAGCTGATCGAAGCGTTGGCGGACAGCCCGGAGGACGCGGTGCGGGAGTACGCGGAGGAGCCGCCTGCGAGCCAGCTCGCGGAGGAGCGGCGGTGGATCGACCCGTGCTACTCGGCGGACACGGTGGAGGAGATCGCGCACCGGCTGCGGACCAGTGGTGAGGCGGCGGGAGAGGCCGCGGCGAAGGAGCTGCTGGCGAAATCGCCGACCTCGTTGAAGGTGACGTTGAAGGCGTTGCGGACGGCGAAGGTGCTCGACGGGCTGGGCGAATGCCTCGATCTCGAGTATCGGGTGGCGTGTGCGCTGCTGACCACGCACGACCTGGTGGAGGGGATTCGGGCGGCGATCATCGACAAGGATCGGAACCCGCGGTGGAGCCCGGATCGGCTGGAGGAGGTGGACCGGGCGTCGGTGGAGCGGTGCTTCGCGTGGCTCGGGGAGGATGAACTCGGGTTGGCCGTCCGCTAG
- a CDS encoding EstA family serine hydrolase has translation MHGTVAAGYEGVREEFATVVAGEREDYAGQLVAYVRGELVVDLWSGPGFSADTLTGVFSCTKGAAYLVVALLVQDGVLEPDQRVSHYWPEFAAEGKQDVTLRELLAHRAGVVGADAGFSLEELADDRLIAARMAGQRPYWRPGAAFGYHAWVIGALTGEVVRRVTGRSIQELFEERVRAPYGLDFYLGLPEELEPRFATTLPMLPTPEQQAEIDAEVTGVESLGGIAFNEHRADAPELWDFPNQRIARAQGQASSGGVASARGLAGMYAAATTGLDGRPPLLKPGTMAEFAQIQSIGYDVVSGTHKAFGLGFSAVGEFYPFLGQGAFGHSGAAGSLALADPRSGLAYGYTRRRYAYPGGAAPENDGLLRACVTAARATR, from the coding sequence ATGCATGGCACGGTCGCTGCGGGGTACGAAGGCGTGCGCGAGGAGTTCGCGACGGTTGTCGCCGGGGAGCGCGAGGACTACGCGGGCCAGTTGGTCGCCTACGTGCGCGGTGAGCTGGTCGTGGATCTATGGTCGGGTCCCGGGTTCTCGGCCGATACGCTGACCGGGGTGTTCTCCTGCACGAAGGGGGCGGCGTATCTCGTGGTGGCGCTGCTGGTGCAGGACGGCGTGCTGGAGCCCGACCAGCGGGTCAGCCACTACTGGCCGGAGTTCGCGGCGGAAGGCAAGCAGGACGTCACGCTGCGGGAGCTGCTCGCGCACCGCGCGGGGGTGGTCGGTGCGGATGCCGGGTTCAGTCTGGAAGAGCTGGCCGACGACCGGCTGATCGCGGCGCGGATGGCGGGCCAGCGGCCGTACTGGCGGCCGGGTGCGGCGTTCGGCTACCACGCGTGGGTGATCGGCGCGCTGACCGGCGAGGTGGTGCGGCGCGTGACGGGGCGGAGCATCCAGGAGCTGTTCGAGGAGCGGGTCCGTGCGCCATACGGTCTCGACTTCTACCTTGGGCTGCCGGAAGAACTGGAGCCGCGTTTCGCGACCACGTTGCCTATGCTGCCGACACCGGAGCAGCAGGCCGAGATCGACGCGGAGGTGACCGGGGTCGAGAGCCTGGGCGGGATCGCGTTCAACGAACATCGTGCTGACGCGCCCGAACTGTGGGACTTCCCGAACCAGCGAATCGCCAGGGCGCAGGGCCAGGCGTCCTCGGGAGGAGTCGCGTCGGCGCGGGGTCTGGCCGGCATGTACGCGGCGGCCACCACGGGGCTGGACGGCAGGCCACCGCTGCTGAAACCGGGCACCATGGCGGAGTTCGCGCAGATCCAGTCGATCGGGTACGACGTTGTTTCGGGCACTCACAAGGCTTTCGGGCTGGGTTTCAGCGCCGTGGGCGAGTTCTACCCGTTCCTGGGGCAGGGCGCGTTCGGGCACAGCGGCGCCGCGGGCAGCCTTGCGCTCGCGGATCCGCGCAGCGGCCTGGCGTATGGCTACACCCGGCGCCGCTACGCCTATCCCGGCGGCGCGGCGCCGGAGAATGACGGGCTGCTCCGCGCCTGCGTCACGGCCGCGCGCGCGACGCGGTGA
- a CDS encoding GNAT family N-acetyltransferase, giving the protein MATGTTESITEWTRGWAAIREFTEVRPTFAAAIAVRVGRGGRTVEYVVTTPGLDPEWLRTAILDDARSRERNLGGDGGAPAQDWVTIPLTDDQPEEPPPGFDWARPDVEWLMTHEPTTTGELPPIQGYTFATEHLPSGAVRVTCQSTQDGQEAGVATMIVRGGTGVVDGVEVAEPHRRKGLASRLMTHLHSHAAEQKATQLLLVASPMGKHLYESLGWRVITRVLVATVV; this is encoded by the coding sequence ATGGCCACCGGCACCACCGAGTCGATCACCGAATGGACCCGTGGCTGGGCAGCCATCCGCGAGTTCACCGAGGTCCGCCCCACTTTCGCCGCCGCGATAGCCGTCCGCGTCGGCCGCGGCGGCCGCACCGTCGAGTACGTGGTCACCACCCCCGGCCTCGACCCCGAATGGCTCCGCACCGCGATCCTCGACGACGCTCGATCCCGCGAGCGGAACCTCGGCGGCGACGGCGGCGCGCCGGCCCAGGACTGGGTCACCATCCCCCTCACCGACGACCAGCCCGAAGAGCCACCACCCGGCTTCGACTGGGCCCGCCCCGACGTGGAATGGCTCATGACCCACGAACCCACCACCACGGGCGAACTCCCGCCGATCCAGGGCTACACCTTCGCCACCGAACACCTGCCCAGCGGCGCGGTCCGGGTCACCTGCCAGTCCACACAGGACGGCCAGGAGGCCGGAGTCGCCACCATGATCGTCCGCGGGGGGACCGGCGTGGTCGACGGCGTCGAGGTCGCCGAGCCCCACCGCCGCAAGGGCCTCGCCTCACGCCTCATGACCCACCTGCACTCCCACGCGGCAGAACAGAAAGCCACCCAACTGCTGCTCGTCGCCAGCCCCATGGGCAAGCACCTCTACGAATCCCTCGGCTGGCGCGTCATCACCCGCGTCCTGGTCGCGACGGTCGTGTGA
- a CDS encoding DUF4232 domain-containing protein, with amino-acid sequence MRVALVAVALLLSACTSAPPPPPPPPSVPEPCMKVTTGIVDAALGFRQMGLELANCGGKPFEVNGYPVVKFFDAEGNLLDLTVGHSATDDPGAKPLTIKPGERLVSHLSWRNTVTGIDRVPYTATALEIAPLEGVPGQKIDPRTTLDLGNTSRVDVTAWMPRT; translated from the coding sequence GTGAGAGTCGCATTGGTCGCAGTGGCGCTGTTGCTGAGCGCGTGCACGTCCGCCCCTCCTCCGCCACCACCTCCGCCGTCCGTTCCCGAGCCGTGCATGAAGGTCACGACGGGGATCGTGGACGCGGCGCTGGGGTTCCGGCAGATGGGTCTGGAGCTGGCCAACTGCGGCGGCAAACCGTTTGAGGTCAACGGCTATCCCGTGGTGAAGTTCTTCGACGCCGAGGGGAATCTGCTCGATCTGACCGTGGGGCACAGCGCGACCGACGACCCGGGTGCGAAACCGTTGACGATCAAGCCCGGTGAGCGGTTGGTCTCGCACCTGTCCTGGCGCAACACCGTGACCGGTATCGATCGGGTGCCGTACACGGCAACGGCGTTGGAGATCGCGCCGCTGGAGGGCGTGCCCGGTCAGAAGATCGATCCGAGGACCACGCTCGACCTGGGCAACACCAGCCGTGTCGACGTGACGGCGTGGATGCCGCGCACGTGA
- a CDS encoding CGNR zinc finger domain-containing protein — MDIGTSHHALRLETAVDLVNALTGDNRGGTPAYLREDEVGRLAGLAVDLRAVIEALSSGDHDGAAGVLNRLLADSDARPRLHRDGDEPWHLTFHAADADFVRRWTAGLAVAFAAVLGDDSAQRLGCCAAPRCDRVFLDASQGRTKRFCGVACQNRVKAAAYRKRGKIVNVR, encoded by the coding sequence ATGGACATCGGCACCAGCCATCACGCGCTCCGGCTGGAGACCGCTGTCGATCTGGTGAACGCGTTGACCGGGGACAACCGCGGTGGGACGCCCGCGTACCTGCGCGAGGACGAGGTCGGGCGGCTGGCCGGGCTGGCGGTGGACCTGCGCGCGGTCATCGAGGCGTTGAGCAGCGGTGATCATGATGGTGCCGCGGGTGTGCTGAACCGGCTGCTGGCGGACAGCGATGCCCGGCCGCGCCTGCACCGCGACGGGGACGAGCCGTGGCACCTGACGTTCCACGCCGCCGATGCGGACTTCGTGCGGAGGTGGACGGCCGGTCTCGCGGTCGCGTTCGCCGCGGTGCTCGGTGACGACTCCGCGCAGCGGCTGGGGTGCTGCGCCGCGCCGCGCTGTGATCGGGTTTTCCTCGACGCCAGTCAGGGGCGGACGAAGCGCTTCTGCGGGGTGGCGTGCCAGAACCGGGTGAAGGCGGCGGCTTACCGGAAGCGGGGAAAGATCGTGAATGTTCGGTGA